In Sporichthya polymorpha DSM 43042, a genomic segment contains:
- a CDS encoding ABC transporter permease: MTIVVQLLIVGIMVGTLYGLIGSTLTLMFRSTGILSFAHAGFALTGAYLYSGFSCPSSTGTECGQPTFPHPWIAAGVCIAVTTVAGLVVERLVIRPLEGSDIIRKSIATAAVLGLASGIMLQIYGPQPRGVPQDQELFPSGSFTIEGVVVDNQRLGILIVSASVMLLIAAVLSRSWFGLGVRAAGQRPDVVQLFGVKPATTSRFNWALGGALAGLAGVLIAPVSVVNIGTFSFLLAKGVAAALLGGLVSLPLTFAGGLLLGAVEALTPYYFEQTGSATVGIAAVTLLSVGINRRKIAQLAAVGGRSTAAAPGPARLRAAIAIAGASSVTRRVPRIVWFVAGLAFLYYPLTSAYYGSIGLACVFWALLALSVLLPAGDGGQPTFVQIGFAGIGAYTAASLQQNDMPFGWAALIAIGAALVAGLVVGALTLRFRGAAFAILSLTFGAMISDYVLNLNFMRTSAGNPTFFGVDLLVSNYAFAVAFGLFAVATLLVFNFRRSALGVSFRTLRSGTNLLSTFGVNAARLELVVFTLSAGIAGAAGVTYGLLVSSFTTFQFIPLIGVIVLLAAFVGGLRSLLGPVIAGLIFGYGPVLAANLSSADANAFPQIASSALALILVVAAPQGLASIGEWARESLVLAGSTSPSATFRGRKVPTSARPSDPVSATLRRPTEDRATLAAGLERPPAVPSRPPQRRLVTSGTRTSLGDYSEQSITPTSSAQERK; encoded by the coding sequence GTGACCATCGTGGTCCAGCTCCTCATTGTCGGCATCATGGTCGGCACGTTGTACGGCCTGATCGGGTCGACGCTCACGCTGATGTTCCGGTCCACGGGCATCCTCTCCTTCGCCCACGCGGGTTTCGCCCTCACCGGGGCATACCTGTACTCGGGGTTCTCGTGCCCGAGCTCGACGGGCACCGAGTGCGGGCAGCCGACCTTCCCGCATCCGTGGATCGCGGCCGGGGTCTGCATCGCGGTGACGACGGTGGCCGGGCTCGTGGTGGAACGGCTCGTCATCCGCCCGCTGGAGGGCTCGGACATCATTCGGAAGTCGATCGCGACCGCGGCGGTTCTCGGTCTCGCCTCGGGCATCATGTTGCAGATCTACGGCCCGCAGCCCCGCGGCGTGCCCCAGGACCAGGAGTTGTTCCCCTCCGGGTCCTTCACGATCGAGGGCGTGGTCGTCGACAACCAGCGACTGGGGATCCTGATCGTGTCTGCCTCGGTCATGCTCCTCATCGCGGCAGTCCTGTCGCGCTCCTGGTTCGGCCTTGGGGTCCGTGCAGCCGGCCAGCGACCCGACGTGGTCCAGCTCTTCGGTGTCAAGCCCGCCACGACCTCCCGTTTCAACTGGGCCCTCGGCGGCGCCCTGGCCGGGTTGGCCGGCGTCCTGATCGCGCCCGTCAGCGTGGTCAACATCGGCACCTTCTCCTTCCTGTTGGCGAAAGGCGTCGCCGCGGCGCTGCTGGGCGGCCTGGTCTCGCTGCCGCTCACGTTCGCGGGCGGGCTGCTCCTGGGCGCGGTTGAGGCCCTGACCCCTTATTACTTCGAGCAGACCGGCAGTGCCACCGTTGGCATCGCCGCAGTGACCCTGCTCAGCGTGGGGATCAACCGGCGCAAGATCGCGCAGCTGGCTGCCGTCGGCGGACGGTCCACCGCTGCTGCGCCCGGACCGGCGCGGCTACGCGCAGCCATTGCCATCGCCGGGGCCTCCAGCGTGACGCGTCGCGTGCCGCGGATTGTATGGTTCGTGGCCGGGCTCGCTTTCCTGTATTACCCGTTGACCAGCGCCTACTACGGGTCGATCGGGCTCGCCTGTGTCTTCTGGGCATTGCTGGCCCTGAGCGTGCTGCTGCCCGCCGGTGACGGCGGCCAGCCGACGTTCGTGCAGATCGGATTCGCGGGCATCGGGGCCTACACCGCCGCCTCGCTGCAGCAGAACGACATGCCGTTCGGGTGGGCGGCGCTCATCGCGATCGGCGCCGCGCTGGTCGCGGGCTTGGTTGTCGGCGCGCTGACGCTTCGGTTCCGCGGGGCGGCCTTCGCGATCCTCTCCCTGACCTTCGGGGCGATGATCAGCGACTACGTCCTCAATCTCAACTTCATGCGTACCAGCGCGGGGAACCCGACGTTCTTCGGTGTCGACCTGTTGGTGAGCAACTACGCCTTCGCCGTCGCCTTCGGACTGTTCGCGGTCGCCACTCTTCTGGTATTCAACTTCCGGCGGAGCGCGCTCGGCGTCAGCTTCCGAACCCTGCGATCGGGAACCAACCTGCTGTCCACCTTCGGCGTGAACGCCGCCCGGCTCGAGCTGGTGGTGTTCACCCTCTCGGCCGGTATCGCCGGTGCAGCCGGCGTCACCTACGGACTGCTCGTCAGCAGCTTCACCACCTTCCAATTCATCCCGCTGATCGGTGTCATCGTGCTGCTCGCCGCCTTCGTCGGTGGGCTACGCAGCCTGCTCGGCCCCGTGATCGCCGGGCTGATCTTCGGGTACGGCCCGGTGCTCGCCGCGAACCTGTCCTCCGCGGACGCCAACGCCTTCCCGCAGATCGCCAGCAGCGCGCTCGCATTGATCCTGGTCGTCGCGGCCCCGCAGGGACTGGCGAGCATCGGCGAGTGGGCTCGGGAGAGCCTGGTCCTCGCGGGCTCCACGAGCCCGTCGGCAACGTTCCGCGGCCGGAAGGTCCCTACGAGTGCCCGGCCCTCCGACCCGGTTTCAGCGACTCTGCGGCGCCCGACGGAGGACCGAGCGACACTGGCTGCGGGACTCGAACGACCCCCGGCTGTGCCGTCGCGGCCGCCCCAGCGACGGCTGGTCACCTCCGGGACCCGCACCTCCCTTGGTGACTACTCCGAGCAATCCATTACGCCCACCTCTTCCGCACAGGAGCGCAAATGA
- a CDS encoding ABC transporter substrate-binding protein produces the protein MTRSAAIVSAGVVLISGCSMRVPADTVVSQGAAPGAQTTGTTGAPGTTTAATDTTGAIAPAPGAAAPGASDTAAGAAGAGAGAGTATTAGQGGGSGGAGSGKPAASAGQGATAGGTGGDIAISGPNSQGVTDTEVKVGVLAPISGAAGFLGQNEVDGINGYFGMLNAKGGVKGRTFRTVVVDTAFDPANEATGARRLVEQEKVFALMGVLGDSPAPYVTSKGIPNVVVGITPPAYSSKYPTTYPVTLNTVESVVSMANYFMKVKKAPIKTVGILYDTQNMAIKPWLDFMVKAWEVHGVKVVSTDAFNLSDANCDQIVTKMRNLKIDFWQAGQSLGWPICLAAAARQGYKPPFGIGGPYSADAKFVGGAGQGSNDVYAQTVGVQIAINTGQPYPQAKNNRAPEVDNYVSSMKTYGPNSSDMSSLENIWTQTSWAMAKLVAEAVSKQSQAITWKGVNQYIQSLTNWESGLVQPVSFKPECKTGGKTWIFQWKRQPDGSLVQSDWKPYGGVANYPDSLANQILPGAGKCLTGKMADAGLQ, from the coding sequence GTGACGCGGTCCGCGGCGATTGTGTCCGCCGGCGTCGTGCTGATCAGCGGCTGCTCCATGCGTGTGCCCGCGGACACGGTCGTGTCGCAAGGAGCGGCCCCGGGTGCGCAGACGACCGGGACAACCGGCGCGCCCGGTACCACCACGGCGGCCACGGACACCACAGGCGCGATCGCGCCAGCCCCGGGCGCCGCCGCGCCGGGAGCCTCGGATACTGCAGCGGGCGCGGCCGGCGCGGGCGCCGGTGCAGGAACCGCAACGACGGCCGGTCAGGGCGGCGGCAGCGGCGGTGCCGGCTCGGGGAAGCCCGCTGCCTCGGCCGGCCAGGGCGCGACGGCAGGCGGAACCGGCGGCGACATCGCGATCTCCGGGCCCAACTCGCAAGGCGTCACGGACACCGAGGTCAAGGTCGGCGTTCTGGCGCCCATCTCGGGTGCGGCGGGCTTCCTCGGGCAGAACGAGGTAGACGGCATCAACGGGTACTTCGGGATGCTCAACGCCAAGGGGGGCGTCAAGGGGCGGACGTTCCGGACGGTAGTTGTGGACACCGCGTTCGACCCGGCGAACGAGGCCACCGGCGCCCGCCGCCTGGTCGAGCAGGAGAAGGTGTTCGCCCTGATGGGGGTGCTCGGTGACTCCCCCGCCCCGTACGTGACCAGCAAGGGCATCCCGAACGTGGTGGTGGGCATCACCCCGCCCGCTTACTCCTCGAAGTACCCAACCACCTACCCGGTGACGCTCAACACCGTCGAATCCGTCGTCTCGATGGCCAACTACTTCATGAAGGTCAAGAAGGCACCGATCAAGACGGTCGGGATTCTCTACGACACCCAGAACATGGCGATCAAGCCCTGGCTGGACTTCATGGTGAAGGCGTGGGAGGTCCACGGCGTGAAGGTCGTGAGCACGGACGCCTTCAACCTCTCCGACGCCAACTGCGACCAGATCGTCACGAAGATGCGCAACCTCAAGATCGACTTCTGGCAGGCGGGCCAGTCGCTGGGCTGGCCGATCTGTCTTGCCGCCGCGGCCCGGCAGGGCTACAAGCCGCCGTTCGGCATCGGCGGACCGTACAGTGCCGACGCCAAGTTCGTCGGCGGGGCCGGCCAAGGGTCTAACGACGTCTACGCGCAGACGGTTGGGGTCCAGATCGCCATCAACACCGGGCAGCCCTACCCGCAGGCCAAGAACAACCGCGCGCCGGAGGTCGACAACTACGTCAGCTCGATGAAGACCTACGGGCCGAACAGTTCCGACATGAGCTCCCTGGAGAATATCTGGACCCAGACGAGCTGGGCGATGGCCAAGTTGGTTGCCGAGGCGGTGTCCAAGCAGTCCCAGGCGATCACCTGGAAGGGCGTGAACCAGTACATCCAGAGTTTGACGAACTGGGAGTCCGGTCTGGTGCAGCCGGTGTCGTTCAAGCCCGAGTGCAAGACTGGCGGCAAGACGTGGATCTTCCAGTGGAAGCGCCAGCCTGACGGCAGCCTCGTGCAGAGCGATTGGAAGCCCTACGGCGGCGTCGCGAACTATCCGGACTCCCTGGCCAACCAGATCCTGCCCGGCGCGGGTAAGTGCCTAACAGGCAAGATGGCTGACGCGGGCCTGCAGTGA